Proteins encoded together in one Stutzerimonas stutzeri window:
- the livH gene encoding high-affinity branched-chain amino acid ABC transporter permease LivH, whose amino-acid sequence MPELYHYLQQLINGLTVGSTYALIAIGYTMVYGIIGMINFAHGEVYMIGSYVAFIAIVGLSMMGLDALPILMIGAFVTAMIVTSAYGYSIERVAYRPLRGSNRLIPLISAIGMSIFLQNVVLLAQDSKDKAIPNLMPGNLVIGESTMNGVVISYMQILIFVVTFVAMYGLTLFISRSRLGRACRACAEDLKMANLLGINTNGIIALTFVIGAALAAIAAVLISMQYGVINPHIGFLAGIKAFTAAVLGGIGSIPGAMLGGLVLGVAEAFGADIFGDQYKDVVAFSLLVLVLLFRPTGILGRPEVEKV is encoded by the coding sequence ATGCCTGAGCTTTACCACTACCTACAACAGCTGATCAACGGGCTGACCGTTGGCAGCACCTACGCGCTGATCGCCATCGGTTACACGATGGTGTACGGCATCATCGGCATGATCAACTTCGCCCACGGCGAGGTGTACATGATCGGCTCGTATGTCGCTTTCATCGCCATTGTCGGCCTGTCCATGATGGGCCTGGATGCCTTGCCTATCCTGATGATCGGCGCCTTCGTCACCGCCATGATCGTCACTAGCGCCTACGGTTACAGCATCGAACGGGTGGCCTACCGCCCGCTACGTGGCAGTAACCGCCTGATCCCGCTGATCTCCGCCATCGGCATGTCCATCTTCCTGCAGAACGTCGTGCTGCTGGCCCAGGACTCCAAGGACAAGGCGATCCCCAACCTGATGCCGGGCAACCTGGTCATCGGTGAAAGCACCATGAATGGTGTGGTGATCTCCTACATGCAGATCCTGATCTTCGTGGTCACCTTCGTCGCCATGTACGGTCTCACGCTGTTCATCTCCCGCTCCCGCCTGGGCCGTGCCTGCCGCGCCTGCGCCGAGGACCTGAAGATGGCCAACCTGCTGGGCATCAACACCAACGGCATCATCGCGCTGACCTTCGTCATCGGCGCGGCGCTGGCTGCCATCGCGGCGGTGCTGATCAGCATGCAGTACGGCGTGATCAACCCGCACATCGGCTTCCTCGCCGGCATCAAGGCATTCACTGCCGCAGTGCTCGGCGGCATCGGCAGCATTCCGGGCGCCATGCTCGGCGGCCTGGTGCTGGGCGTCGCCGAAGCCTTCGGTGCCGACATCTTCGGTGATCAGTACAAGGACGTCGTGGCCTTCAGCCTGCTCGTGCTCGTGCTGCTGTTCCGCCCCACCGGCATCCTCGGCCGCCCGGAGGTGGAAAAGGTATGA
- a CDS encoding NAD(P)-dependent oxidoreductase, with the protein MSDLPTIAFAGIGLMGLPMCRRLLAAGYRLVVWNRSSAKCQPLVDLGARAVATPAELCAEADVVLLCLADTAAVREVLFGKGGVAEGGKAGKLLVDHSSLEPTATRDMAAELEFRCGMRWVDAPVSGGTAGAEAGTLAIMAGGRAEDVERVRPILMNLGQRLTHMGEVGAGQVTKVCNQMIVACNALVIAEVVALAERAGVDASLLAPALAGGFADSRPLQILAPQMAASEFEPVKWHVRTLLKDLDTAVKLSREQGAATPLSGLAAQLMRLHGSQGNLERDPATLVQMYREGDQ; encoded by the coding sequence ATGTCCGATCTGCCAACCATTGCCTTCGCCGGGATCGGCCTGATGGGCCTGCCGATGTGTCGACGCCTGCTGGCGGCCGGGTATCGTCTGGTGGTGTGGAATCGCTCATCGGCGAAATGCCAGCCACTGGTCGATCTGGGCGCCAGGGCCGTGGCGACCCCCGCCGAGCTGTGCGCCGAGGCCGATGTCGTGCTGCTTTGCCTGGCCGACACCGCCGCCGTGCGCGAGGTGCTGTTCGGCAAGGGGGGGGTCGCCGAGGGCGGCAAGGCGGGCAAGCTGCTGGTCGACCATTCCAGCCTGGAACCCACCGCGACCCGGGATATGGCGGCAGAGCTGGAGTTTCGCTGTGGCATGCGCTGGGTCGATGCACCGGTCTCCGGCGGCACTGCCGGCGCGGAAGCCGGCACGCTGGCGATCATGGCCGGCGGCCGTGCCGAGGATGTCGAGCGGGTGCGGCCGATTCTGATGAACCTCGGCCAGCGTCTGACCCACATGGGCGAGGTCGGCGCCGGGCAAGTGACCAAGGTGTGCAACCAGATGATCGTCGCCTGCAACGCCCTGGTGATCGCCGAGGTGGTGGCGCTGGCCGAGCGCGCCGGGGTCGATGCCAGCCTGCTGGCGCCGGCACTGGCGGGCGGTTTCGCTGACTCCAGACCGCTGCAGATCCTCGCTCCGCAGATGGCAGCGAGTGAGTTCGAGCCGGTGAAATGGCACGTGCGCACCTTGCTCAAGGATCTCGACACCGCAGTGAAACTGTCCCGTGAGCAGGGGGCGGCGACGCCCTTGAGCGGTCTGGCCGCGCAGTTGATGCGCCTGCACGGCAGCCAGGGCAACCTGGAACGCGATCCGGCAACGCTGGTGCAGATGTACCGGGAGGGCGACCAGTGA
- a CDS encoding putative selenate ABC transporter substrate-binding protein — translation MLKRSLAAVAGLALSLSIATTHAAETLRVSAIPDEAPTELIRKFKPLGEYLEQQLGMPVKFTPVSDYAAVVESLASDRLDLAWLGGFTFVQTRLKTGDAIPLVQREQDEQFTSKFITADPEVKSLADLKGKTFAFGSVSSTSGSLMPRYFMLKDGIEPEQYFKRIAYSGAHDATAAWVEAGKADAGVLNASVWDKLVAAGKVDTAKVRVISTTPPYYDYNWTVRGNLDPALVEKIKAAFLALDPANPEHKAILDLQAASRFIETKPENYAGIEEAARAAGLLK, via the coding sequence ATGCTGAAGCGCTCCCTGGCAGCCGTCGCCGGCCTTGCCCTGTCCTTGTCCATTGCCACTACCCATGCCGCCGAAACCCTGCGGGTTTCTGCCATTCCTGACGAAGCCCCGACCGAGCTGATCCGCAAGTTCAAGCCGCTGGGCGAATATCTGGAACAGCAGCTGGGCATGCCGGTGAAATTCACCCCGGTGTCGGATTACGCCGCGGTCGTCGAGTCCCTGGCATCCGACCGCCTCGATCTCGCCTGGCTCGGCGGTTTTACCTTCGTGCAGACGCGCCTGAAGACCGGCGATGCGATCCCGCTGGTGCAGCGCGAGCAGGACGAGCAGTTCACCAGCAAGTTCATCACCGCCGACCCTGAGGTCAAGTCGCTGGCCGACCTGAAAGGCAAGACCTTCGCGTTCGGCTCGGTGTCCTCCACCTCCGGCAGCCTGATGCCGCGCTACTTCATGCTCAAGGACGGCATCGAGCCGGAGCAGTACTTCAAGCGCATCGCCTACTCCGGCGCCCATGACGCCACTGCGGCCTGGGTCGAAGCCGGCAAGGCCGACGCCGGCGTGCTAAACGCCTCGGTCTGGGACAAGCTGGTCGCGGCCGGCAAGGTCGATACCGCCAAGGTGCGAGTGATCTCCACCACCCCGCCCTACTATGACTACAACTGGACGGTGCGTGGCAACCTCGATCCGGCGCTGGTCGAGAAGATCAAGGCAGCGTTCCTCGCCCTCGATCCGGCCAACCCGGAGCACAAGGCGATCCTCGATCTGCAGGCCGCCAGCCGCTTCATCGAGACCAAGCCGGAGAACTATGCCGGCATCGAGGAAGCCGCGCGCGCAGCCGGCCTGCTCAAGTGA
- a CDS encoding phosphonate ABC transporter ATP-binding protein has product MNSLQTEQIPGHVGMQGPALKLAGVDYTHAGGQVALQGIDLQVAPGERVAIIGPSGAGKTTLLRLLATALKPDGGEVELLGQRPWSISAGARQRLRTRIGLIHQAPPLPPRQRVITAVLAGRLGQWSLAKSLLSLIYPLDRQGAADALGRLDLADKLYMRCDQLSGGQLQRVGIARMLYQGADLILADEPVSAMDPVLASHTLGLLNREAQRRNATLLASLHAVELALEHFPRIIGVRDGRILFDKPSAEIGPGELAALYANEQLEHTPASAPAPRVQLNIPRC; this is encoded by the coding sequence ATGAACAGCCTGCAAACCGAGCAGATACCGGGCCACGTCGGCATGCAGGGCCCGGCGCTGAAGCTCGCCGGCGTGGACTATACCCACGCCGGCGGCCAGGTGGCGTTGCAGGGCATCGACCTGCAGGTCGCACCCGGCGAGCGCGTTGCCATCATCGGCCCGTCCGGTGCTGGCAAGACCACCCTGCTGCGATTGCTGGCCACGGCGCTCAAGCCTGACGGCGGCGAAGTCGAGCTGCTCGGACAACGTCCCTGGTCGATCTCCGCCGGAGCTCGCCAACGCCTGCGCACGCGCATCGGCCTGATCCACCAGGCGCCGCCGCTGCCACCTCGGCAACGCGTCATCACCGCGGTGCTGGCCGGTCGTCTCGGCCAGTGGTCGCTGGCGAAAAGCCTGCTCAGCCTGATCTACCCACTGGATCGCCAGGGCGCTGCCGACGCACTCGGTCGCCTGGACCTGGCGGACAAGCTGTACATGCGCTGCGATCAGCTCTCCGGCGGTCAGCTGCAGCGCGTCGGTATCGCCCGCATGCTCTACCAGGGCGCGGACCTGATCCTCGCCGACGAACCCGTTTCGGCAATGGACCCGGTGCTGGCCAGCCACACGCTGGGCCTGCTCAACCGCGAGGCACAGCGGCGCAACGCCACCCTGCTGGCCAGCCTGCACGCGGTGGAGCTGGCGCTGGAGCACTTCCCGCGCATCATCGGTGTGCGGGACGGGCGCATCCTGTTCGACAAACCGTCCGCCGAAATCGGCCCGGGCGAGCTGGCTGCGCTGTACGCCAACGAGCAGCTCGAACACACGCCGGCATCGGCACCAGCGCCGCGCGTGCAGCTGAACATTCCACGATGCTGA
- the phnE gene encoding phosphonate ABC transporter, permease protein PhnE, translating to MRLLSRLLIPLGLLGAVMAAFTFLQLDSAALLSRDGLTQMAAYASGFMTPDLSANHLRAIAHGTLETLAMSAIGTLLAALLGLLLALPAAGRFGLLAQAASRLLLNALRAIPELVWAALMVLAAGLGPNAGTLALALHTAGVLGRLFAEALENTPPQPADALRLAGSGRVAAFCYGTLPTLWPQLVAYTLYRWENNIRMASVLGFVGAGGLGQMLYMSLSLFQEAQASTVILAMLAMVLAVDSLSAWARQRWVRG from the coding sequence ATGAGGTTGCTGTCGCGCCTGCTCATCCCGCTGGGTCTGCTCGGCGCCGTGATGGCGGCGTTCACCTTCCTGCAGCTTGACAGCGCCGCGCTGCTCAGCCGCGACGGCCTGACCCAGATGGCTGCCTACGCGTCGGGCTTCATGACCCCGGATCTGTCGGCCAATCATCTGCGGGCGATCGCTCACGGCACGCTGGAAACCCTGGCCATGTCGGCCATTGGCACCCTGCTCGCCGCGCTGCTCGGCCTGCTGCTGGCGCTACCGGCGGCCGGGCGCTTCGGTTTGCTCGCGCAAGCGGCGTCGCGCCTGCTGCTCAATGCACTGCGGGCAATTCCGGAACTGGTGTGGGCGGCACTGATGGTGCTCGCCGCCGGCCTCGGCCCGAATGCCGGGACCCTGGCGCTGGCGCTGCATACTGCCGGTGTGCTGGGCCGCCTGTTCGCCGAGGCGCTGGAGAACACCCCGCCGCAGCCCGCCGACGCCCTGCGCCTGGCCGGCAGCGGCCGGGTCGCCGCGTTCTGCTACGGCACCCTGCCGACTTTGTGGCCGCAGCTGGTGGCCTACACGCTGTATCGCTGGGAGAACAATATCCGCATGGCCAGTGTGCTCGGCTTCGTCGGCGCCGGTGGCCTCGGCCAGATGCTCTACATGAGTCTCAGCCTGTTCCAGGAAGCCCAGGCCTCGACGGTGATCCTCGCCATGCTGGCGATGGTGCTGGCGGTGGACAGCCTGAGCGCCTGGGCGCGGCAGCGGTGGGTGAGAGGCTGA
- a CDS encoding PhnE/PtxC family ABC transporter permease, with protein sequence MLNPALVRHDPAATSRLLLTLLAVALLWPGLRLSELDIGVLFDGSNADTMGSFVSAFWPPEHGGDFLALLWQATLETLAIATAGMTLALAIAIPCALLATRALSLSALSRGGRPAWWTHALRWPVRGLLIVLRSIPEIVWALLFVRAVGLGPTAGVLAIAITYAGMLGKVYAEIFESVDPLPARALLGSGASRLQAFFYGVLPQATGEMLSYSVYRWECAIRASVVMGFVGAGGLGQQMDLSMRMFAGGEVASMLLTFLALVLLADLLSRLLRWRFA encoded by the coding sequence ATGCTGAACCCCGCGCTCGTTCGCCATGACCCTGCCGCCACCTCCCGCCTGCTGCTGACGCTGCTGGCCGTGGCGCTGCTCTGGCCGGGCCTGCGGTTGAGCGAGCTGGACATTGGCGTGCTGTTCGACGGCAGCAACGCCGACACCATGGGCAGCTTCGTTTCGGCCTTCTGGCCGCCGGAGCATGGCGGAGACTTCCTTGCCCTGCTCTGGCAGGCGACGCTGGAAACCCTGGCCATCGCCACCGCCGGCATGACCCTCGCGCTGGCCATCGCCATTCCCTGCGCCCTTCTCGCCACTCGCGCGCTGTCGCTCTCGGCACTCAGCCGAGGCGGCCGCCCGGCCTGGTGGACCCACGCCCTGCGCTGGCCGGTACGCGGCCTGCTGATCGTGCTGCGCAGCATTCCGGAGATCGTCTGGGCGCTGCTGTTCGTTCGCGCCGTTGGCCTCGGCCCGACCGCTGGCGTGCTGGCCATCGCCATCACTTACGCCGGCATGCTGGGCAAGGTCTATGCGGAGATCTTCGAATCGGTCGACCCGTTGCCGGCCCGCGCCCTGCTCGGCAGCGGCGCCTCACGGTTGCAGGCGTTTTTCTACGGCGTGCTGCCACAGGCCACCGGAGAAATGCTGTCCTACAGCGTGTACCGCTGGGAATGCGCGATTCGTGCATCGGTGGTGATGGGCTTCGTCGGCGCTGGCGGGCTGGGTCAGCAGATGGATCTGTCGATGCGCATGTTCGCTGGCGGCGAAGTGGCGAGCATGCTGCTGACCTTCCTGGCGCTGGTGCTGCTGGCGGACCTGCTCAGCCGTCTGCTGCGCTGGAGGTTCGCATGA
- a CDS encoding undecaprenyl-diphosphate phosphatase produces MDLIQIIVLAIVQGLTEFLPVSSSAHLILFPHLVGWDDQGLAFDVAVHLGTLAAVVWYFRQEVFGMTRDWFASLARRERVGDSRLAWAVILGTIPAGIAGLLFKGFIEEQMRSPLVIAWATIGFGLLLWWSDVVSRRTPQPRDEHSLSWKDILLIGCAQALALIPGTSRSGVTMTAGLLLGLSRSGAARFSFLLSIPIIVLASGLSTLDLVEGEVAVDWTAMGLGVVLSAISAYLCIHFFLKLLERVGMLPFVIYRLILGAVLLVLFSGV; encoded by the coding sequence ATGGATTTAATTCAGATCATCGTCCTGGCCATCGTGCAGGGGCTTACCGAGTTCTTGCCGGTATCGAGCTCCGCTCACCTGATCCTCTTCCCGCACCTGGTGGGCTGGGACGACCAGGGGCTGGCATTCGACGTAGCCGTGCACCTGGGCACGCTCGCCGCCGTGGTCTGGTACTTCCGCCAGGAAGTGTTCGGCATGACCCGCGACTGGTTCGCATCCCTTGCCCGCCGCGAGCGTGTCGGTGACAGCCGGCTGGCCTGGGCCGTCATTCTCGGCACGATCCCGGCGGGCATCGCCGGGCTGCTTTTCAAGGGATTCATCGAGGAGCAGATGCGTTCGCCGCTGGTGATCGCCTGGGCAACCATCGGCTTCGGCCTGCTGCTGTGGTGGTCCGACGTGGTCAGCCGGCGTACCCCGCAACCGCGCGATGAGCACAGCCTGAGCTGGAAAGACATTCTGCTGATCGGCTGTGCACAAGCACTGGCACTGATTCCCGGCACCTCGCGCTCAGGCGTCACCATGACGGCCGGCCTGCTGCTGGGACTGTCGCGCTCCGGCGCGGCGCGCTTCTCGTTTTTGCTGTCGATCCCGATCATCGTGCTTGCCAGCGGCTTGAGCACGCTCGATCTGGTGGAAGGCGAGGTAGCCGTGGACTGGACGGCAATGGGGCTGGGGGTGGTGCTGTCGGCGATCAGCGCCTACCTGTGCATCCACTTTTTCCTCAAACTGCTGGAGCGTGTCGGCATGTTGCCGTTCGTGATCTATCGCCTGATTCTCGGCGCCGTGCTGCTGGTACTGTTCAGCGGCGTCTGA
- a CDS encoding DUF2288 domain-containing protein, translating to MADDASTLYAKLLGETAAITWQELQPFFARGALLQVAGEADLVEVAVAVAEDDQAKVAAWLTGGQLAKMPAEQAQDWLERDPDLWAVVVAPWVLVQERVAKPALH from the coding sequence ATGGCCGACGACGCAAGCACTCTTTATGCCAAGCTGTTGGGCGAAACCGCAGCGATCACCTGGCAGGAACTGCAGCCTTTCTTCGCCCGCGGCGCGTTGCTGCAGGTGGCTGGCGAGGCCGATCTGGTCGAGGTGGCGGTGGCGGTGGCCGAGGACGATCAGGCCAAGGTGGCCGCCTGGCTGACCGGCGGGCAACTGGCAAAGATGCCTGCCGAGCAGGCGCAGGACTGGCTGGAGCGTGACCCCGACCTGTGGGCCGTGGTCGTGGCGCCCTGGGTGCTGGTGCAGGAACGCGTAGCGAAGCCGGCGCTGCACTGA
- a CDS encoding branched-chain amino acid ABC transporter substrate-binding protein translates to MKTNQRLSKIFLAMALTGAASYSLAADTIRIGLAGPVTGPVAQYGDMQFIGAEMAIEQINKAGGVNGAQLQGVRYDDACDPKQAVAVANKIVNDNVKFVVGHLCSSSTQPASDIYEDEGILMITAASTSPDITSRGYELIFRTIGLDSLQGPTAGNFIADHVKPKNVAVIHDKQQYGEGIATAVKQTLESKNIKVGLFEGINAGDKDFSSLIAKLKREGVDFVYYGGYHPELGLLLRQSKEKGLNVRFMGPEGVGNSEISAIAGPASEGMYVTLPKSFDQDPRNKELVDAFKAKKQDPSGPFVFPAYAAVQVIAEGIEKAGSTDTDKVAEALRSNTFDTPTGNLAFDEKGDLKDFNFVVYEWHQDGTKTEAK, encoded by the coding sequence ATGAAGACCAACCAGCGTCTTTCGAAAATTTTCCTGGCAATGGCACTGACCGGCGCAGCCAGCTACAGCCTGGCCGCCGACACGATCCGCATCGGATTGGCAGGGCCGGTAACCGGGCCGGTGGCGCAGTACGGGGACATGCAGTTCATCGGGGCCGAAATGGCCATCGAGCAGATCAACAAGGCCGGCGGGGTGAACGGCGCGCAACTGCAGGGCGTTCGCTACGACGATGCCTGCGATCCGAAACAGGCCGTGGCGGTGGCCAACAAGATCGTCAATGACAACGTCAAGTTCGTCGTTGGCCACCTCTGCTCCAGCTCCACTCAGCCGGCGTCCGATATCTACGAGGACGAAGGCATCCTGATGATCACCGCGGCGTCCACCAGCCCGGACATCACCTCCCGCGGTTACGAGCTGATCTTCCGCACCATCGGCCTGGACAGCCTGCAGGGTCCGACCGCCGGCAACTTCATTGCCGATCACGTCAAGCCGAAGAACGTCGCCGTCATCCACGACAAGCAGCAGTACGGCGAAGGCATCGCCACGGCCGTCAAGCAGACCCTTGAAAGCAAGAACATCAAGGTCGGCCTGTTCGAAGGCATCAATGCCGGTGACAAGGACTTCTCCTCGCTGATCGCCAAGCTCAAGCGCGAAGGCGTCGACTTCGTCTACTACGGCGGCTACCACCCGGAGCTGGGCCTGCTGCTGCGTCAGTCCAAGGAAAAAGGTCTGAACGTGCGCTTCATGGGTCCGGAAGGCGTCGGCAACTCGGAAATCTCCGCCATCGCCGGCCCGGCATCCGAAGGCATGTACGTGACGCTGCCGAAGTCCTTCGACCAGGATCCACGCAACAAGGAACTGGTTGATGCCTTCAAGGCCAAGAAGCAGGACCCGAGCGGCCCGTTCGTGTTCCCCGCCTACGCCGCGGTTCAGGTCATCGCAGAAGGCATCGAGAAGGCTGGCAGCACCGACACCGACAAGGTCGCCGAAGCGCTGCGCAGCAACACCTTCGACACTCCCACCGGCAACCTCGCGTTCGATGAAAAGGGCGACCTGAAGGACTTCAACTTCGTCGTCTACGAATGGCACCAGGACGGCACCAAGACCGAAGCCAAGTAA
- a CDS encoding ISL3 family transposase produces MHPIDLASFWPGYDAVACRSSANNSLLIELEPQAGSVPRCGRCGQLSPLIHERRIRLVRDRDLFDQRVLLQLPVRRVDCLNCGRVTERIDWLEPASRLTRRLQVWLESLLRLLPISHVSQLTGLHWHTLKTLDKRRLQAEVGTFYSSGVRRLVMDEFALHKGHRYATVIMDAERTRVLWVGHGNSREAIRPFFELLGEHCQQIEAVAMDMNTAFDLEVKKHCPQAEVVYDLFHVVARYGRDVIDRIRVDQANLLREDKPARKAVKQSRWLLLRNRDNLKDGQAVQLQELLAANQPLATVYVLKDALKDVWYAPSVREGWRRWRTWLRHARESDLAPLQRFARNLRKYARGILASAHFHMHTSVLEGVNNRIKVIKRMAYGFRDSEYFFLKIKAAFPGKAR; encoded by the coding sequence GTGCATCCTATTGATCTTGCCTCGTTCTGGCCAGGCTATGACGCCGTTGCCTGCCGTTCATCCGCCAACAACTCCCTTCTGATTGAGCTCGAGCCTCAAGCCGGTTCAGTGCCCAGGTGCGGGCGTTGTGGTCAGCTCAGTCCGTTGATTCACGAGCGCCGAATTCGTCTGGTGCGCGATCGTGATCTGTTCGATCAGCGCGTCTTGCTTCAACTACCCGTGCGCCGAGTCGATTGCCTGAACTGTGGTCGGGTGACCGAGCGGATCGACTGGCTGGAGCCTGCATCTCGCCTGACCCGGCGGTTACAGGTCTGGCTCGAAAGCTTGCTGCGGCTGCTGCCGATCAGCCACGTCAGCCAGCTCACCGGCCTGCACTGGCACACCCTCAAGACGCTCGACAAGCGCCGCCTGCAAGCCGAGGTAGGCACCTTCTATTCAAGCGGTGTCCGCCGCCTGGTGATGGACGAGTTCGCCCTGCACAAGGGGCATCGCTATGCCACGGTCATCATGGACGCCGAGCGAACACGGGTGCTGTGGGTCGGCCACGGCAACAGCCGTGAGGCGATCCGCCCGTTCTTTGAATTGCTCGGCGAGCACTGCCAGCAGATTGAGGCGGTGGCCATGGACATGAACACGGCTTTCGACCTGGAGGTGAAGAAGCATTGCCCGCAGGCCGAAGTGGTGTACGACCTGTTTCACGTCGTCGCGCGCTACGGTCGGGATGTGATCGACCGAATCCGGGTCGACCAGGCCAACCTTCTGCGCGAAGACAAGCCGGCACGAAAGGCGGTCAAGCAGAGTCGTTGGCTGCTGCTGCGCAACCGCGACAACCTGAAGGACGGACAGGCCGTGCAGTTACAGGAGCTGCTTGCTGCCAACCAGCCGTTGGCTACGGTCTATGTGCTCAAGGATGCGCTGAAGGATGTTTGGTACGCCCCCAGCGTACGAGAGGGTTGGCGACGCTGGCGAACCTGGCTGCGACATGCTCGCGAGAGCGACCTCGCGCCGCTGCAACGCTTCGCTCGCAACCTGCGCAAATACGCGCGAGGCATCCTTGCCAGTGCTCACTTCCACATGCATACCAGCGTCCTTGAGGGTGTTAACAACCGCATCAAGGTAATCAAGCGCATGGCCT
- a CDS encoding spinster family MFS transporter: MQPSTQASNAWRVLFLLFLANLFNFFDRTIPAIIAEPIRLEWSLNDFQLGLIGTAFTIVYAIAGLPLGRMADLGSRRKIMGWGLTAWSGLTAINGLAWNFWSFLLIRMGIGIGEASYAPAANSLIGDLFPAHKRARAMGIFMLGLPLGLLLAFFTIGSMVEFFGSWRAPFFIAAVPGLVLAVFIFLIREPTRGAAETVKVSQEPVQQPIRKVLSIRTFWWLVMAGLAFNFATYACNAFMVPLLMRYHGVSLVNASVATGVIVGLTGLIGLTLGGWVADRIHQRFARGRLMFAAVSMLIATLATGYALLAGRIDVGLFVAVFSIGWLFSYNFYTCVYTAIQDVVEPRLRATAMALFFAGLYLLGGGMGTVVVGLLSDHFAEAAMLAAGAGEMAEAFRAEGLHGAMYLIPASLLLTMVFLFQASRTFCADAKRMTAGMTAGAPGAEAVPA, from the coding sequence ATGCAGCCTTCCACCCAAGCTTCCAACGCCTGGCGCGTGCTGTTTCTGCTGTTTCTGGCGAATCTGTTCAACTTCTTCGATCGCACCATCCCGGCCATCATCGCCGAGCCGATCCGGCTGGAGTGGAGCCTCAACGACTTCCAACTCGGCCTGATCGGCACCGCCTTCACCATCGTCTACGCCATTGCCGGCCTGCCGCTGGGGCGCATGGCCGACCTCGGCTCGCGGCGCAAGATCATGGGCTGGGGGCTCACCGCCTGGAGCGGCCTGACGGCTATCAACGGGCTGGCCTGGAACTTCTGGAGCTTCCTGTTGATTCGCATGGGCATCGGTATCGGCGAGGCCAGCTACGCGCCGGCGGCCAACTCGCTGATCGGCGACCTGTTTCCGGCGCACAAGCGGGCCCGGGCCATGGGCATCTTCATGCTGGGCCTGCCGCTGGGGCTGCTGCTGGCCTTCTTCACCATCGGTTCCATGGTCGAGTTCTTCGGCAGCTGGCGTGCGCCCTTTTTCATCGCCGCGGTGCCCGGGCTGGTGCTGGCAGTGTTCATCTTCCTGATCCGCGAGCCCACGCGCGGCGCGGCCGAGACCGTCAAGGTCTCGCAGGAACCCGTGCAGCAGCCGATCCGCAAGGTGCTGTCGATCCGCACCTTCTGGTGGCTGGTAATGGCCGGGCTGGCATTCAACTTCGCCACCTACGCCTGCAACGCTTTCATGGTGCCGTTGCTGATGCGCTATCACGGGGTTTCGCTGGTCAATGCCTCGGTCGCCACCGGTGTGATCGTCGGCCTGACCGGCCTGATCGGACTCACCCTGGGCGGTTGGGTCGCCGATCGCATCCATCAGCGCTTCGCCCGCGGCCGGCTGATGTTCGCCGCGGTGAGCATGCTGATCGCCACGCTCGCGACCGGTTACGCGCTGCTCGCCGGGCGGATCGACGTGGGCCTGTTCGTTGCGGTCTTCAGCATCGGCTGGCTGTTCTCCTACAACTTCTATACCTGCGTCTACACCGCGATCCAGGACGTGGTCGAGCCGCGCCTGCGGGCCACGGCCATGGCGCTGTTCTTCGCCGGCTTGTACCTGCTCGGTGGTGGCATGGGCACGGTGGTGGTGGGGCTGCTCTCGGACCATTTCGCCGAAGCGGCGATGCTGGCGGCAGGGGCTGGCGAAATGGCCGAGGCGTTCCGCGCCGAAGGGCTGCACGGCGCGATGTACCTGATTCCGGCGTCCCTGCTGCTGACCATGGTGTTCCTGTTCCAGGCCTCACGGACCTTCTGTGCCGATGCCAAGCGCATGACGGCCGGAATGACTGCCGGGGCGCCTGGTGCGGAGGCGGTGCCTGCCTGA